Part of the Cottoperca gobio chromosome 1, fCotGob3.1, whole genome shotgun sequence genome, ttactatctgatatatagatataatatatatattatacatatatatatactatattattggatatatatatatatattatatatatatttgtgtgtgtatataatatatatataattttgtgtaatatatatatcatatatatattgtatataatgtatatatatatatctctcgtGGTTattatgtatagatatatatatatttgtggtgtatatataattatatatacacaacacacacacacacacacacacacaccactataatatatctatatatatatatatttatatatagtatagtataagtaatatatatgttatattgtatatatctatgtatatatatgtatattatatatatatatgtatatatatatgtaatatatatatagattatatatgttatatattatatgtattctatatgtatgtatagtatgtagtatatatatgttaatatatgtatatattgtatatatatggtatatatatatatatatatattttattataataaatatatatataactatatatatgtttatatatatctatatatatatatgtgtatatgatttataatatatatataatataatatacatataacatatacatatatataatatatctgtatatgtaatatatgtctaatatcatataatatcatataacatatgatctatatatatatatattatatatgtagtatatatatatatatatatatatatgtatatgtatatatgtatatattctctgttgtatatgttatatgtataatgtattatatgatAATGTATCTCTATagtgtatactatatatatattgtatatatctatatattgtatatatattgtgtatattatatctatatgtatatatatgtatatgtatatgtatattatttatatgtatatatctatatatatgtaatatatcatGATATTTTGATAGTTTCTGTCTATTCTCTAATTTTCTTCTCTCGTTACTTCTATGTCATCTACCTATATTCTTTGTACTTGTCTCTTTATAACTATCcctctatatctctcttctgACCCTTATATCTAtgcttctctgtcctctctatctctctctctgtctctctactgtcctctgtcatgtcctctatctctctctctgtctctcgctctgtctctgtctctgtcatctgCTGTATCTCTCTTGTATctcattctctgtctctcttctctgtcatctgttctctctctcgtgtcttctctctcttctctctctatatctgtctcCTCTCgtcctatctctctcttctctctctctctgttctttactgtctctcctctcgtcttctatctgctctctctctccatccatcctctcgtatctctctgtctctctcttctcatcttctctctcttcgtctctctctatgtactatctctctgtgtctctctctctgtctgtctctcctactattctctctcttctctatactctccctccatctctgtctctcttctactctctctctctctctttcttgtctctctaggctcatctctgtctcttatctctgtctctctcctgtcgctctctatctctctctctctactccatcccatctcgtctctctcctcctctctctctctcctcttctctctcttctctactctgccgtctgtctctctctgtctctctatgtgctctctctctctctctatctctctctgttctgtgctctgtctctctctctctctctcccctctctctctcctcttcccacctctcctctcctttctctctctcatcttcatctctctctatactctctctctatctctgtttgtgtctctctcgtattctttgtgtctctacttgtcttcatctctctcctctactctgttgtgtatatatatataattaataatatatatcactacacaccacacacacaccacatatatatatagtgtatatatatatattaatatgtaaatatgatatatgtatatttatatgagatatatatgtgtatatatatcatgtatatatatgaatattacttaagttatatatatgatatatctatatgtatattatatgtatctatatttgattaaatttatatatatatatattactaaattagtatatatatatatattgtctatatatattatatatgtattttgtatctATTGATCTTATgtcatatatatgatatatatactataaatattaaatctatatgtattgatatatattcatatgtaaTTGCTATAttgtatattctatatgttgTATTCATATATGTCATATCTATAtttctctctcctatctctccactgccctctctctcctactctcctctctctctctcctcctctcttctctctttctggctcctctctctcctgtctctcctgtctactctctcctctcgtctctctctctgcacctcgctcctctctctctattctcgtgtctctctctctctctctctctctctctctctctctctgctctgctctccgtcttctctgtttctctgctctcttctctctctcttcatctctctctctctctctctctctcctctttctcttttttctctttctctctcttctctctctctcctctctctctcctccccccccctctctctctctcatctctctctctctctctctctcgtgtggtgtctctcctctctgtgtgtcctctctgtgtctccatcatctctctctctattgtgtgttttccctctctctctctctctctatcctctctcccccccccccccccctccccccccctctctctctctctatctatctctcctctctctctctctccccatccctctctctctctctcctactcttgtctcctcttctctctctgctcttcttctgtctctcattctctatctctttcctctctcctccctcctcccctccacctctctgttctctctctctgtctctctctctctgtctcttctctgtctttgtctctctcccggtctctctctctcctctctctctcctctgtctcctgtctctctctgtatctctctgtcgtctctctctctctctctatctcctctctctctctcttcctctctcttttgtcctctctcttctctctctctatgtgtgatTGTCTATCTCtcgtcatctctctctctcatctcttgtgttgtgtttctaatctctctctatctctctctatctctttctctgtcctcttctcctctatctgtctcctctctcttctctctctctctctctcctctcctctccctctcctctctctctctctctttctctttctttctctctcttctcgctgtctctctctctctctctctcttctgtctctgttctctctgttctctcttttctctcttctctctggtctctcttttctctcgtcCTATTTTCTATCTCTATTTGTTCTCTCCCTCAtttgtcttctctttcttcttctctgtctctctctctctgttctctctcttctctctgtctctcccccttgtctcttttctctctctttcttctcttctctctctttcttctcttctctctcgtctctctctcttgtctctctctttctctctgtattttcctctctctctctgctctctctctctctctctctctctcttttcctctctgtcttctctctttttctctctctgtgtcctctcttttctctgtctctctctctcttttgtcatCCTctctatatgttatatatatatttatattattatatattatattatatgtatgtataattatatattatacacatataatattatattatatatatatgtatatgttataattatattatgattaatataatatatacgtctatatacatatatatatatatatatatatatgtaataatatatgttcttatgtttatatatatatgtatatatatatatttatatgttatctatactatatattatctatattattatttatatatatcttctgTCGATCTCTGTTTATATCTACTCtcttatatatagatttatctatctatctatatttctcTCTTATTTCATGTTTGTTCTCTATCTAGtaatctatctctatatcttttttattctctctattatctctattctatatctctgtcttttctcttctctattctctcttgtctctctctgtttatacTCTCTGTattcttatctctctctttttcttctctctctctctgtctatttttattttttttctttttgtttcttctctcctttcttctctctatctctttctctctctctctctcatcttcttccatctctctttctctctctctcttttctctctctctctctcttctcttgttctctcctctctctctctctctctctctctctttctctctctcttcctctttctctcttcttctcttcttatctatctctctctctctctcttttgtctctctcttgtctctctctgtgctctctctctctctgttctctctctctgtctctctctctctctcctctctgtttctctctctgtctcctctcggtgctctctctctgtctctctctctctctgtctctctctttctctctctcttgtgttctctctgttcgtctctcttctcctgtttctctctctctcttgtgtctctctcttttctctctccctgtgtcctctgtttcctctctatctctctctctcgctctctctctctctatctctttctctctctctatctctctctatctctcatctctactCTCCTATCTACTACTAATCtatctcatatctctctctctagtatatggtactctccctctctcctatatatctatacatacatacacacatataactGTGTAGTGATTTCCTGATGACAAAGGTTGTGGAACAATGAACACAGTCGGAGCTTTAATCAAAGATCGATGAGCTCATTTAATGTGGAAAATGTTACATTGACAAAGCATTCTGGTACAAAAAAATATAGTACATACACAATGACATGAGTGACATCCTAACAGGACACATCAGCTGATTCTTTTCAACAAATGCACAGCACATCAAGTCCTTGAAGGTCGACACTAGACCTGACCCATCCTGTGCTTTTCCAGTCTTTGCAGACAGCGCATCGGGGGCTGGACCACACACTGGATACATTTAAAGAATGAAGCCTGAGTACCACTGTTACATAGCCGTATACAGACGTTTGAATTCTTTACGTCTTTTATGCTAGACTCCAAACAGCTGTGTATTATTTCTGCCATCTTTAAGTTGCTCCATATGCAGCaattacaacaaataaatgtacattttaaaagaaaagaaattgcaGGACAATCTTAAACCATACATCAGCTAAAGCTGGTTATGCTTTAGAGGGCCCAGCCTGCCAATCACAGGATTCTCACGCAGGCCCAGGGAGAACATGCAGAAAGGTCCCTGACAGTCTGCAGGTCTGAACCCAGAACAGTGCTAACCCCGGCAGCAACCGACAACCAGGAGGAAATGAGGAAATTGCCTGTTTCTTTCCTCTCTATtaacataatattttatttctcaAAATATCATTAACCCAAAACCAAAGGGAGCAGTGGTGATGGAAGTACCACTAAGTCAGTTTGTCCATTGTGTATATAAGCCTCACACATATTTAGCAACAAGTAGCTGCACTGTGATGCGTTTTCATGCATTCATAATCTGCTTAGAATGCACTTAATTCTACAAATGTAAAATAGTTCAACAAGCCTTCTATAAATATGCTGGTGGACAACTTAGCTATCAAATACCGACTCCCAGTTAATTTCCATACATTTCCCTGCTGGCTAATTCAAATTATAAATCTTAAAGAATCAGGAAGCCACCAACTGACATCCAGCTTTGTCTCCGTTCTGTTAGAATAGAAAACAACAATGTGCTTGTGGTTAGCGGGCAAAGCAAGCATGAAGGACTGGTGCCACACATTTGCATAAAGCTTCAGCTTTTCCAGTGTTGAGTGGCAATACGTTTTCAGGTTcacttcacaatgtttcagtgAGCCTGTGCGGGCAGGGGGTGAGGGAAATTGTCCCATTTACTTGGAATATGACAAAAAGAAATTCATAGATCAGGGACTATTTTCCATTTAGATGGTTAAAATTGTCTGGAGCTGtgggattttttatttattttttaaataatatttatatgtgGTTGGCCgcgtttttattttaacatcagTGATTGTACAGTTTAATAAACAGTGatgggggacgggggggggaaGTTAGAGGGTGGGGGggttacagtgtacatgtacagaGAGCAtcactgaggaggaggatgaagagggggaggtgggggaggagggaggtcaGAGAAGTGGATAGAGTTTGGTGACcagcgaggagaggagaaagacgGATTGaaaaaagagggaggagggggagggtaCAGAGGGTAGTTGGGTGGTGGATAAAAGttaggaggtggaggagggtaggagcagggaggggggaggtACATGGGAGGGCCATGCGtgtgcctgtgtatgtgtggggtTGCTGTGTGGCTGAACTGTGGCTGTTGATTCCTCGGGTTCTGATGCATGGGGGGAGCTCCTGCATGTCTTGGTGGGAAACCCCTGACATTACGCTGCTGCAGCAAGGTGTTCTGGGTAACGTGGGCAGGATTATctggagaagaaaacaaacaaactgatgaaacaatgcaagaaaaaaaagaggtagAAATAGATGGACATACATGAACTTAACTACTTTTGTTTTGCGCACAATTGTCTTTTCGTTTTTATTACTAAGAGCCGAGAGGACACCGCTAGGACCTAAGGCTACTCCATTACCCAGCCTGTTCCTGGCTGGAAAATAAGAACTGTGTGGCTCCACCATGGCATCCAGGATCAAGCTGCTGCACTTGACggggacagaggacagagcgcaggactccGGAGAGACGAGAGTGCTCTACTACCGTTTGTTTGTTCTGTAGTGTTTTCATGTCGTATAACAGACTAAGCTACAACAGACGGaccctgtgttgcagaatgacaataaattatccttGAATCCTTTTAACTTCTTTCAGATGGAATCACCATAAAAGCATTCAAACATGTCAGTTGCTGTGTGCAAATACCTGCTTGGTTATTGGCCCTCTTCTTTCTGGCGTTTTTCCCTTTCCTCTTAGCATGCTGTTCTTTCTCATCATCACTATAATCTAAAGCCTggggagagaaaagacagatgaGTTGAGCGGAGTGAAAACTACGTATCGGGTTTACAAAGTTGGAAGACTTCAACCATAGCCTTCTTCAGATTTACCTGTTCCAAGTGACAACATGAGCTACAAAAGGTGTTGCCATAAGAATTGTGAAAAATAATATCACAGCAATTCTGAGACgttttcagttcatttcagTTAATATGAGTGGATGTTATTGGCTGATATTAGCTTATCACAGATATATTGGCATCGGCGGATGTATGTTGGCCGATTTCTGCCAATTcttttaaagaacaaaatgcAGAAAAAGATGTTTGGGTAACTTAGAAATGGTGTCACCTAATTTATCCAGCAAAGCGACACTCGGCAGGTTCACATGCTCCTGAATTGGGAAGTCGTTTCTTCCATCTTTAGAGTGTTCATGaactttaagtcgtaatgtggaaacaacatggacgctacgttatgtgttgtattttattgctcagagcgtttaaacacgTCGTTAGCAGTTTCCAATATTTGCTTGTGTAACAGCCACCTCACTAATGGTTAAAACAATATAACTAATATGATCCTGCTCCTGAAAACAGTCAGGTCACTCAGGCTCGGGCCGGTCTTGCTGCTGTGCACAGGTCGCACACTATCTATCAACATACTGACCTGAGGAATAAACACTGAATAGTTTAAACACTAAACATGGAGAAGCAGCCTTCAGTTTTTATGTGCCatatatctggaacaaactcACAGAAAATTGCAACTCtcacttcttttaaatcaaggctgaagacttttctgtttgccgctgccttttattaaatcatgtAATTATTCATATCttgcactgtaacttttattcttgtgttttatagcagtcttattctattttagctTGTTACTATTCCGTGGCTCTTCAATGTCTGTTTTTGAAAAGTCATTTTATAATGTCTGTTCTTTTGCACGCTCTCTTAATGCTTTCCACCGAGCTGACTCTAGTAGGAAAATTATTTGTTTCTCACTACATCCCCAAAATAATACCAGAGCGGTACCTGCCCTATTTCAAGAGCTGGTGTCTCTATTCCATATGTCATGGCATTGTGGAATCTGTTTGTAAAGGATATATAGTGGAAGGAGATCTGGATGTTTGCCAATAAATACCTAATCGTTGATAAGGTTATTAAGTTGTCCTTCAAAATGATTCCCTGCCAATCACTATATTAAGacatacaaagaaaatacagacacaaacgGCTCTTTCTATGATGAATATCTAATATATGAATATCTACTTTAGCATTCATCTCACACAAATCTGCCACAACTTTAGCAGATTTGGCATTGAAGATATCTTTATTAGACATTAAGGGAAAATGTGGTGTTTGGTTTCTTCAAAGCCAGAGAtaagaaaacaaatacttttttttaataaataagtttGATATAATGCAGTTAAAATATTGTATTCATAAATATagatttaacaataaaacacattttgttggGCAGCAGTAGCTCAGTTGGAGCCAAAGCTCAGAGCGGAACCCAGTTCTAAGTTTTCAACTATGAACGTGAACTAGTTCACATTCATCTGTGTGAACTGAAGTGGGGCTCGCTCCACACTGCCCAGACACAGTGCGTCATGTTGTACACTACCACACTCGAAGCTCACTGCCAGGAAAACAATGCTAAACGTTAATGTTGGACCCTGACATATCAAAGTACAAATACAGTAGAGGTTCTAGCTTCATGTGATTATACAGCAATGGGTGTTTACCTCTGCTGGTGGTTCTTGGTCGTTCTTCCAGGATGCATCAGATCCCTTTAAACTGAAggaaaataattttaattttccgcagcacacacaccacattaatattattattattattagactcctttttgtaaaataattagtgaaTTGTTCATCATTACtttttctttgcaaataattgaaacaaatcaatgaaacatcatttaaaatgttataactACAGAACAGTTATTTTAAAGCTGTTTGGGCATTTTCTATAGTAATAACAAAGCTCCAAAATGATGTGAAATTTCTGAGTTTTAAGTCAGAAACATATACATTTCCTCCACAACCCCCCCATACTCAAACAGCTGCACAGCACCTAAGCCCTCTAACAGCCCGGGGAAAGCCTGGATCTGtctaatgtgttttatgtgctcTTTGCAATATATACTTACACTTTGAGCTGTTGTGTGAGGATGTAATTTGTGTACTCTTTCATGGCCGGTGTGTAATAAACAGTCAGTCCCTCTGTCAACCCCTTGCTGCTTATCTGCTCCACAGAGCTAAAACGCAGAATATACAGCGGACTGGACACTGGACCAAACACCTCAAACACCTGGAACACATGAACAGAACATTACCATGAAGAAACAAACTCATTACATAAAtcagttcctagagtctctaagagtacaatgggagccagagccttcagctatcaagctcctctccagtggaaccagcttccagtttgtgttcgggaggcagacacactctccacatttaagagtaggctaaagactttcctttttgataaagcttatagttagggctggctcaggtttgccctggatcagcccctacttatgctgctataggcttagactgccggggggacacctccctgctctcttccttctcttcctctctcctccccttcctctctcttcttctccctctctatctgtatgcatttatgtaaatgtagttactaactcaccatccggggcatcatccccggagtgtctgtctctcatgtggcaggttgccactgataaagtttacgtcaggatcatgaatcgtgacagcgcctgctgacctggtcctgctggacaccgggaagccttattgacattttcctggattcatccatactttctatttctttttttttcaacacaacataatttctgtcaaatgttgtatttgtactatgttgtttatcctgtacacacgacatctattgcacgtctgtccgtcctgggagaggcatccctcctcagt contains:
- the naf1 gene encoding H/ACA ribonucleoprotein complex non-core subunit NAF1 isoform X2; the encoded protein is MDDTLSEENGQKLPEHKEKEEEMDVTMTTQLENLIVTPADVDTSSNTGHPEGHPEEPAATLSLDSVCMTEDCEAEDSEDSDSSSSSSSSSPSAPVVGDDDDDEGFSQPAPIKTRDEVLLEELPAVEEVSVSLPEDAELQPVGTVSSIIQQLVIIQSLKDTPPLTDDSIIFRSDRMAVGKVFEVFGPVSSPLYILRFSSVEQISSKGLTEGLTVYYTPAMKEYTNYILTQQLKVLKGSDASWKNDQEPPAEALDYSDDEKEQHAKRKGKNARKKRANNQADNPAHVTQNTLLQQRNVRGFPPRHAGAPPMHQNPRNQQPQFSHTATPHIHRHTHGPPMYLPPPCSYPPPPPNFYPPPNYPLYPPPPPSFFNPSFSSPRWSPNSIHFSDLPPPPPPPLHPPPQ
- the naf1 gene encoding H/ACA ribonucleoprotein complex non-core subunit NAF1 isoform X1, which encodes MVKKMDDTLSEENGQKLPEHKEKEEEMDVTMTTQLENLIVTPADVDTSSNTGHPEGHPEEPAATLSLDSVCMTEDCEAEDSEDSDSSSSSSSSSPSAPVVGDDDDDEGFSQPAPIKTRDEVLLEELPAVEEVSVSLPEDAELQPVGTVSSIIQQLVIIQSLKDTPPLTDDSIIFRSDRMAVGKVFEVFGPVSSPLYILRFSSVEQISSKGLTEGLTVYYTPAMKEYTNYILTQQLKVLKGSDASWKNDQEPPAEALDYSDDEKEQHAKRKGKNARKKRANNQADNPAHVTQNTLLQQRNVRGFPPRHAGAPPMHQNPRNQQPQFSHTATPHIHRHTHGPPMYLPPPCSYPPPPPNFYPPPNYPLYPPPPPSFFNPSFSSPRWSPNSIHFSDLPPPPPPPLHPPPQ